Proteins from one Muntiacus reevesi chromosome X, mMunRee1.1, whole genome shotgun sequence genomic window:
- the TENT5D gene encoding terminal nucleotidyltransferase 5D — translation MSEIRFSNLTWDQVITLDKVLDEVIPVHGRGNFPTLAVKPKDIIHVVKDQLIEQGIIVKDTRLNGSTASYILASHNGISYKDLDVIFGVELPSDQEFQVVKDVVLGCLFDFLPKGVKKDKITLNTMKEAYVQKMVKVCNKHDRWSLISLSNNTGKNVELKFVNSLRRQFEFSVDSFQIVLDPMLDFYSDKNGNLTNECYPVVVAESMYGDFQEAMTHLQYKLISTRKPEEIRGGGLLKYSNLLVRDFKPACEAEIKTLERYMCSRFFIDFPDVAEQQKKIESYLRNHFIGEEKSKYDYLMTLHGVVNESTVCLMGFERRQTLNMIALMALKVLGEQNILPNTDNVTCFYQPAPYFVAEGGYPTYYVTSGQPPILFQPCQPLHFHVPNGMI, via the coding sequence ATGTCTGAAATCAGATTCAGCAATCTCACTTGGGATCAAGTTATAACACTGGATAAAGTGTTAGATGAAGTAATTCCAGTTCATGGAAGGGGAAATTTCCCCACATTGGCAGTAAAACCAAAAGATATTATTCATGTTGTGAAAGATCAACTGATAGAGCAAGGAATTATTGTTAAAGATACTCGATTGAATGGCTCCACAGCAAGTTACATACTTGCAAGCCACAATGGAATCAGCTATAAGGATCTGGATGTCATTTTTGGTGTTGAACTACCAAGTGATCAAGAATTTCAGGTTGTTAAGGATGTAGTTCTAGGTTGTCTATTCGACTTTTTACCAAAAGGTGTAAAAAAGGATAAGATCACCCTGAATACTATGAAAGAGGCTTATGTGCAGAAGATGGTTAAAGTTTGCAACAAGCATGATCGTTGGAGTCTcatctctctgtcaaataacacTGGAAAGAATGTCGAGCTAAAATTTGTTAATTCACTCAGACGACAATTTGAATTTAGTGTAGATTCCTTTCAAATTGTCTTGGATCCCATGTTAGATTTCTACAGTGACAAAAATGGTAACCTAACCAATGAATGCTATCCTGTTGTGGTAGCTGAAAGCATGTATGGAGATTTCCAAGAAGCAATGACACATTTACAGTACAAGCTTATTTCTACCAGAAAACCTGAAGAAATTAGAGGTGGTGGCCTTCTGAAATACAGCAACTTGCTGGTTCGTGACTTTAAACCAGCTTGTGAAGCAGAAATCAAGACCCTGGAACGTTATATGTGTTCTAGATTCTTCATTGATTTTCCTGATGTAGCAGAACAGCAAAAGAAGATTGAATCATACCTCCGCAACCATTTCATAGGTGAAGAAAAGAGCAAGTATGACTACCTCATGACCTTGCATGGAGTTGTGAATGAGAGCACAGTTTGCCTCATGGGATTTGAAAGAAGGCAGACCCTCAATATGATTGCCCTTATGGCTTTAAAAGTACTTGGAGAACAGAATATCCTACCTAATACTGACAACGTAACTTGCTTTTATCAGCCTGCTCCGTACTTTGTTGCTGAGGGAGGATACCCTACTTACTATGTAACGTCTGGACAACCACCTATACTCTTTCAGCCATGCCAAccacttcactttcatgttccAAATGGTatgatttaa